In Mycolicibacterium mucogenicum DSM 44124, the following are encoded in one genomic region:
- the pks2 gene encoding sulfolipid-1 biosynthesis phthioceranic/hydroxyphthioceranic acid synthase produces MACRLPGGISSPDELWEALLRGDDLVTKVPLERWDAEEYYDPEPGVPGRSVSKWGGFLDDVAGFDADFFNISDREATAIDPQHRLILETSWEAVEHAGIDPATLAGSLTGVFVGMTHGDYQLLAADAHAIEGPYGFTGNNFSLASGRVSYHLGAHGPSYTVDSACSSSLLAIHNACRSLHDGESDAALAGGVSIMLEPRKMSSGSAQGMLSPTGHCHAFDVAADGFVSAEASVMFMLKRLDDAQRDGDRVLAVIRGTASNQDGHTVNIATPGADAQVAVYRRALDLAAIDPATVGYIEAHGTGTPVGDPIEYSSLATVYGKQGPVVLGSVKTNVGHAQSASGAVGLMKTVLALQHGEVPKNLYFNEMPAEMAAISTGLFVPTDLVPWPATADHPRRAAVSAYGLSGTNVHAVVEQAPAESSPRVVEADRQGSHSADGKLLFPVSSTSAEELRRTAGKLADWAAAQGEALDLADTAYTLARRRAHRPVRAAVLAEDAAGLIHALREVADSETPYQAAAGNGDRGPVWVFSGQGSQWAAMGAGLLAAEPAFAAAIAEIEPLIEAESGFSITEAITAGETVTGIDRIQPAVFAIQVALAATLRSYGVQPGAVIGHSMGESAAAVVSGALSLEDGVKVICRRSNLMLKVSGSGAMASVELPAQQVLSELGARGVSDVVLAVVASPQSTGGDKDAIRALVKEWDERGVMAREVAVDVASHTPQVDPILDELADALEDLEPDEPAVPYYSATQYDPRDPADYDADYWVDNLRHTVRFGAAVQAALDDGFRVFIELAPHPLLVHAVNQNAAHQDIGIAALAAMRREQDVPNGLRDVVADLHTAGAAIDFSVIYPDGVLVDVPLPTWTRNHLILTRDPHEQAPGGASLAVHPLLGAHVRLPEEPERHVWQSDVGTGVQPWLGDHQVHNVAALPGAAYCEMALGAAREVLGEASEVRNVTFEAMLLLEEETAVSAVATAVPSGDIDFLVETYQDGEQVRRAAATLHAIEDDASRPSYNLARLVAAHTEDVDGGDLRTWFGERGIQYGPAFSGLTAAHTTAGTTVLAAVALPGAIRSQQSAYTVHPALLDACFQAVAAHPELHGDTTGALMLPLGVGKLRAYESTRNAHYCYVKLVSLSPTAVEADIDVLDEHGAVLLAVSGLRLGTGVSEEGQRERLLNERLLNIEWRSQDAPVANVVDPGRWLLISAAADADSLTEKLSEVLQSDEADVSTMAWPADADHASNLESLQATLTAKPFKGVVIVTGAPEDSAASASVATAQRGVTQVEQLVHIVRGLPDVPGQPARLYVLTRGARTVLSADVANLEQGGIRGLIRAIGMEYPAMRPTQIDLDVQADVAHVAAELLSGSEEDETAWRSGEWFTARLNLSQLQPEERRTTVVRPETDGVQLQIRTPGDLSSAELAAYERVAPGPGQIEVSVAASNLNFADVLVAYGRYPSFEGRLPQPGADFAGVVTAVGPGVTDHQIGDRVAGISLTGAWKTFVTCDANLAVKIPDDLPEGSAAAVPSAHATAWYGLHNLARIQAGDKVLIHSATGGVGQAAIAIARAAGADIYATAGSDDRRNLLRSWGIQHVYDSRSTAFAEEIRRDTDGYGVDVVLNSLPGAAQKAGVELLTFGGRFVEIGKRDIYGDTRMGLFPFRRNLSFYALDLALLTLTNPDVTRGMLETIFGQIADGVLPVPDTTHYPLAEAATAIRVMGAAGHTGKLVLDIPHTGEFEAVLSPENAPVYRADGSYIVTGGLSGLGLFLAEKLAAGGCGRIVLNARSEPSAATTKAIEAVRSKGAEVEVVLGDIAATDTAARLVAAAESTGKPLRGVLHGAAVVEDATLPNITDELIERDWAPKVYGAWHLHEATAGSELDWFSSFSSAAAMVGSPGQGAYAAANSWLDAFTQWRRSQGLPATVIAWGAWAKIGAGQGMAADEAMAIDPEDGAYAFDAIIRHDRAYAGYAPVAGADWLVAFAQTSKFAESFANIGRGGAGTSEFLAEFHALSEEERPARLRRLITDAMSMILRRSVDPDRPLAEYGLDSLGALELRTRIEAETGVRIGSSDITNVRALAERLGEAISTAIST; encoded by the coding sequence TCGGTGCCCACGGCCCGTCGTACACGGTCGACTCGGCCTGTTCGTCCAGCCTCCTCGCCATCCACAACGCCTGCCGCAGCCTGCACGACGGTGAGAGCGACGCCGCCCTCGCCGGCGGTGTCTCGATCATGCTGGAGCCGCGCAAGATGTCCTCGGGTTCGGCCCAGGGCATGCTGTCGCCGACCGGCCACTGCCACGCCTTCGATGTCGCCGCCGACGGCTTCGTCTCCGCCGAGGCGTCGGTCATGTTCATGCTGAAGCGCCTGGACGACGCGCAGCGTGACGGCGACCGCGTCCTCGCGGTCATCCGCGGCACGGCGAGCAACCAGGACGGCCACACCGTCAACATCGCGACCCCGGGCGCGGACGCCCAGGTCGCCGTCTACCGGCGCGCACTGGACCTCGCCGCCATCGACCCCGCCACCGTCGGCTACATCGAGGCGCACGGCACCGGAACGCCCGTCGGCGATCCGATCGAATACTCAAGTCTGGCAACGGTTTACGGCAAGCAAGGGCCCGTCGTGCTGGGCTCGGTCAAGACCAACGTCGGACATGCGCAGTCGGCGTCGGGTGCGGTCGGCCTGATGAAGACCGTCCTGGCCCTGCAGCACGGCGAGGTTCCGAAGAACCTCTACTTCAACGAGATGCCCGCCGAGATGGCGGCCATCAGCACCGGGTTGTTCGTGCCGACGGACCTCGTACCGTGGCCCGCGACCGCCGACCACCCGCGCCGTGCCGCCGTGTCCGCCTACGGCCTGTCCGGCACCAACGTGCACGCCGTCGTCGAGCAGGCCCCGGCCGAGTCGTCGCCGCGCGTCGTGGAAGCGGATAGACAGGGCAGCCACAGCGCCGATGGCAAACTGCTGTTCCCGGTGTCGTCCACCTCGGCCGAGGAACTGCGCCGCACCGCCGGCAAACTGGCCGACTGGGCCGCGGCCCAGGGCGAGGCCCTCGACCTGGCCGACACCGCCTACACGCTGGCGCGCCGCCGCGCCCACCGACCGGTGCGCGCCGCCGTCCTCGCCGAGGACGCCGCCGGCCTGATCCACGCGCTACGTGAGGTCGCCGACAGCGAGACCCCGTACCAGGCCGCGGCCGGTAACGGAGACCGCGGTCCGGTGTGGGTGTTCTCGGGTCAGGGTTCGCAGTGGGCGGCCATGGGCGCCGGCCTGCTGGCCGCCGAGCCCGCATTCGCGGCCGCCATCGCCGAGATCGAACCGCTCATCGAGGCGGAGTCGGGCTTCTCGATCACCGAGGCCATCACCGCCGGTGAGACGGTGACCGGCATCGACCGCATCCAGCCCGCCGTGTTCGCGATCCAGGTGGCGCTGGCCGCCACCCTGCGGTCCTACGGTGTGCAGCCCGGCGCGGTCATCGGCCACTCGATGGGTGAGTCCGCCGCCGCCGTCGTCTCCGGCGCGCTGTCGCTCGAAGATGGCGTGAAGGTGATCTGCCGCCGGTCGAACCTGATGCTCAAGGTGTCCGGCTCGGGCGCCATGGCGTCGGTGGAGCTGCCCGCTCAGCAGGTGCTCTCCGAGCTCGGCGCCCGCGGCGTCAGCGACGTCGTGCTCGCGGTGGTCGCCTCGCCGCAGTCGACCGGTGGTGACAAGGACGCCATCCGCGCGCTGGTCAAGGAATGGGACGAGCGGGGCGTCATGGCCCGCGAGGTCGCCGTCGACGTCGCGTCGCACACCCCGCAGGTCGACCCGATCCTGGACGAGCTCGCCGACGCCCTCGAGGACCTCGAGCCCGACGAGCCGGCGGTGCCGTACTACTCGGCCACGCAGTACGACCCGCGCGACCCCGCGGACTACGACGCCGACTACTGGGTGGACAACCTGCGCCACACCGTGCGCTTCGGTGCTGCCGTGCAGGCCGCGCTCGACGACGGTTTCCGGGTGTTCATCGAGCTGGCCCCGCATCCGCTGCTGGTGCACGCGGTCAACCAGAACGCCGCGCACCAGGACATCGGCATCGCCGCGCTGGCCGCGATGCGTCGCGAACAGGACGTGCCGAACGGTCTGCGCGACGTCGTCGCCGATCTGCACACCGCCGGCGCGGCCATCGACTTCTCGGTGATCTACCCGGACGGCGTGCTCGTCGACGTGCCGTTGCCGACGTGGACCCGTAACCACCTGATCCTGACGCGTGATCCGCACGAGCAGGCCCCCGGCGGGGCATCGCTCGCGGTGCACCCGCTGCTCGGCGCGCACGTGCGGCTCCCGGAGGAGCCCGAGCGGCACGTCTGGCAGTCCGACGTGGGTACCGGCGTCCAGCCCTGGCTGGGTGACCACCAGGTGCACAACGTCGCGGCGCTGCCGGGTGCGGCGTACTGCGAGATGGCGCTCGGCGCGGCCCGCGAGGTGCTGGGCGAGGCCTCCGAGGTCCGCAACGTGACGTTCGAGGCCATGCTGCTGCTCGAGGAGGAGACCGCCGTGTCGGCGGTGGCCACCGCGGTGCCGTCGGGCGACATCGACTTCCTCGTCGAGACCTACCAGGACGGCGAGCAGGTGCGCCGTGCCGCTGCGACGCTGCATGCCATCGAGGACGACGCCTCCCGGCCGAGCTACAACCTGGCCAGGCTGGTCGCCGCCCACACCGAAGACGTCGACGGTGGCGACCTGCGTACCTGGTTCGGCGAGCGCGGCATCCAGTACGGCCCGGCGTTCTCGGGCCTGACGGCGGCCCACACGACCGCGGGCACCACGGTGCTCGCCGCGGTTGCGCTGCCGGGTGCCATCCGGTCGCAGCAGAGTGCCTACACCGTGCACCCGGCGCTGCTCGACGCCTGCTTCCAGGCGGTGGCCGCGCATCCCGAGCTGCACGGCGACACCACCGGCGCGCTGATGCTGCCGCTGGGTGTCGGCAAGCTGCGGGCCTACGAGTCGACCCGCAACGCGCACTACTGCTACGTCAAGCTCGTCAGCCTCTCGCCGACCGCGGTCGAAGCCGACATCGATGTGCTCGACGAGCACGGCGCGGTGCTGCTCGCGGTGAGCGGCCTGCGGCTCGGCACCGGCGTGTCCGAGGAGGGCCAGCGTGAGCGGCTGCTCAACGAGCGGCTGCTGAACATCGAGTGGCGCAGCCAGGACGCGCCCGTCGCCAACGTGGTCGATCCGGGTCGCTGGCTGCTGATCTCGGCCGCCGCCGACGCGGACAGCCTGACCGAGAAGCTGTCCGAGGTGCTGCAGTCCGACGAGGCCGACGTGTCCACCATGGCGTGGCCGGCCGACGCCGACCATGCGTCGAACCTCGAGTCGCTGCAGGCGACGCTGACGGCCAAGCCGTTCAAGGGCGTCGTCATCGTCACGGGTGCGCCCGAGGACTCGGCCGCTTCCGCATCGGTGGCCACCGCACAGCGCGGCGTGACGCAGGTCGAGCAGCTCGTCCACATCGTGCGGGGCCTGCCCGACGTCCCGGGCCAGCCGGCGCGGCTGTACGTGCTCACCCGGGGTGCCCGCACCGTGCTGTCTGCCGATGTGGCCAACCTGGAGCAGGGCGGCATCCGCGGCCTCATCCGGGCGATCGGCATGGAGTACCCGGCGATGCGGCCGACGCAGATCGACCTGGACGTGCAGGCCGACGTGGCGCACGTCGCCGCCGAACTGCTGTCCGGCTCCGAAGAGGACGAGACGGCCTGGCGGTCGGGCGAGTGGTTCACCGCACGCCTGAACCTCAGCCAGCTGCAGCCCGAGGAGCGTCGCACCACCGTCGTGCGGCCGGAAACCGACGGTGTGCAGCTGCAGATCCGGACCCCCGGAGACCTGTCGTCGGCCGAGCTGGCGGCGTACGAGCGCGTCGCTCCGGGACCGGGCCAGATCGAGGTCTCGGTCGCGGCGTCGAACCTCAACTTCGCCGACGTGCTGGTCGCCTACGGCCGGTACCCGAGCTTCGAGGGCCGGCTGCCGCAGCCGGGCGCGGACTTCGCCGGTGTGGTCACCGCGGTCGGCCCGGGCGTCACCGATCATCAGATCGGCGACCGGGTCGCGGGCATCTCGCTGACCGGTGCCTGGAAGACGTTCGTCACCTGCGACGCCAACCTGGCCGTGAAGATTCCGGACGACCTGCCCGAGGGCAGCGCGGCGGCGGTGCCCAGTGCGCACGCCACCGCCTGGTACGGCCTGCACAACCTGGCCCGTATCCAGGCCGGCGACAAGGTGCTGATCCACTCCGCCACCGGTGGTGTTGGCCAGGCCGCCATCGCCATCGCGCGGGCCGCGGGCGCCGACATCTACGCCACCGCCGGTAGTGACGATCGTCGAAACCTGTTGCGCAGCTGGGGAATCCAGCATGTCTACGACTCGCGCAGCACCGCCTTCGCCGAGGAGATTCGCCGCGACACCGACGGCTACGGCGTCGACGTCGTGCTGAACTCGCTGCCCGGTGCGGCGCAGAAGGCCGGTGTCGAGCTGCTGACCTTCGGCGGCCGGTTCGTCGAGATCGGTAAGCGCGACATCTACGGCGACACCCGGATGGGCCTGTTCCCGTTCCGCCGGAACCTGTCGTTCTACGCGCTCGACCTGGCGCTGCTGACGCTGACCAACCCCGACGTCACGCGCGGCATGCTCGAGACGATCTTCGGACAGATCGCCGACGGCGTGCTGCCGGTGCCGGACACCACGCACTACCCGCTGGCCGAGGCCGCCACCGCCATCCGCGTGATGGGCGCGGCGGGCCACACCGGCAAGCTCGTTCTCGACATCCCGCACACCGGGGAGTTCGAGGCGGTGCTGTCGCCGGAGAACGCTCCCGTGTACCGGGCCGACGGCTCCTACATCGTCACCGGTGGTCTGAGCGGCCTGGGCCTGTTCCTGGCCGAGAAGCTGGCCGCCGGTGGTTGCGGACGCATCGTGCTCAACGCGCGTTCGGAGCCGAGTGCCGCGACCACGAAGGCCATCGAGGCCGTCCGGAGCAAGGGTGCCGAGGTCGAGGTGGTGCTGGGTGACATCGCTGCCACCGACACCGCCGCGCGCCTGGTCGCCGCGGCCGAGTCGACCGGCAAGCCGCTGCGCGGCGTGCTGCACGGCGCCGCCGTGGTCGAGGACGCGACGTTGCCGAACATCACCGACGAGCTGATCGAACGCGACTGGGCTCCCAAGGTGTACGGCGCATGGCACCTGCACGAGGCGACGGCCGGGTCCGAGCTGGACTGGTTCAGCTCGTTCTCGTCGGCAGCCGCCATGGTGGGCTCACCCGGACAGGGTGCGTACGCCGCGGCAAACAGCTGGCTGGACGCGTTCACCCAGTGGCGCCGTTCGCAGGGTTTGCCGGCGACGGTCATCGCCTGGGGTGCGTGGGCCAAGATCGGCGCCGGGCAGGGCATGGCGGCCGACGAGGCCATGGCGATCGATCCGGAGGACGGCGCGTACGCGTTCGACGCGATCATCCGCCACGACCGCGCCTACGCCGGCTACGCGCCGGTGGCCGGCGCCGACTGGCTGGTGGCTTTCGCGCAGACCAGCAAGTTTGCGGAGTCGTTCGCCAACATCGGGCGGGGCGGTGCGGGCACCAGCGAATTCCTCGCGGAGTTCCACGCACTGTCGGAGGAGGAGCGGCCGGCTCGTCTGAGGCGCCTGATCACCGACGCTATGTCTATGATACTTAGGCGATCTGTCGACCCCGACCGTCCGTTGGCCGAGTACGGCCTCGATTCACTCGGGGCGCTGGAACTGCGGACCCGTATCGAAGCTGAGACGGGTGTCCGGATCGGTTCGTCGGACATCACGAATGTCCGAGCACTGGCAGAACGCCTGGGGGAGGCGATTTCGACGGCGATTTCGACATGA
- a CDS encoding condensation domain-containing protein, giving the protein MVAIRTIHDWMGSSGVLTSWNPSSASLAKLRNAPVSSVPVSYQQSQHIRAFRSHERNGTDMARLNIAAWDMPGKCDVRAMTHVINAYVRRHDTFHSWFELLDDDSVVRRTAKSPRDIKLVATEHGEMNAQQWRDHVLATPDPLQWDCFHFGIIQRDDHFTFYFSIDHVHTDALLMGLVLVEIHLMYAALVSGAPPIPLADAGSYDDYCVKQAEFTSALTLESPEVKDWIKFAEANDGTLPCFPLPLGDPSVPCGGEMLTVRLMDKHQSERFESACLSAGARVIGGVIACAALAEHELTGRPIYNVITPTTTRRTPAEFMTTGWFTGVVPISVPVVPESFGDTARAMQKAFDAGMDLAHVPFERVLELAEGKVASIRKADPGVPMVSYLDTNLPPLSPAIMNEWERLNGRVYSDARSAYQIGIWVNRSEKETSVTIAYPDNPIARESVDKYLHAMRAVYLRVADGAGSGSGRSDALRHNGCRSELIRAVKG; this is encoded by the coding sequence ATGGTTGCGATTAGGACCATCCATGACTGGATGGGTTCCTCGGGTGTTCTGACTTCCTGGAACCCTTCGTCTGCGTCGCTTGCCAAGCTGCGCAACGCACCGGTCAGCTCGGTACCGGTCAGCTACCAGCAGAGCCAGCACATCCGCGCGTTCCGTTCGCACGAGCGCAACGGCACGGACATGGCCCGGCTGAACATCGCCGCATGGGACATGCCGGGTAAGTGCGATGTCCGGGCGATGACGCACGTCATCAACGCTTACGTCCGCCGCCACGACACGTTCCACAGCTGGTTCGAGTTGCTCGACGACGATTCGGTGGTGCGCCGGACGGCGAAGAGCCCGCGGGACATCAAGCTGGTGGCCACCGAGCACGGCGAGATGAACGCGCAGCAGTGGCGTGACCACGTGCTCGCGACGCCCGATCCGCTGCAGTGGGACTGCTTCCACTTCGGCATCATCCAGCGCGACGACCACTTCACCTTCTACTTCAGCATCGACCACGTGCACACCGATGCACTGCTGATGGGACTGGTGCTCGTCGAGATCCACCTGATGTACGCGGCTCTCGTGAGTGGCGCCCCGCCGATCCCGCTGGCCGACGCCGGCAGCTACGACGACTACTGCGTCAAGCAGGCGGAGTTCACGTCGGCGCTGACGCTGGAGTCCCCGGAGGTCAAGGACTGGATCAAGTTCGCCGAGGCCAACGACGGCACGCTGCCGTGCTTCCCGCTGCCGCTCGGCGACCCGTCGGTGCCCTGCGGCGGTGAGATGCTGACCGTCCGGTTGATGGACAAGCATCAGTCGGAGCGGTTCGAGTCGGCCTGCCTGTCCGCGGGTGCCCGCGTGATCGGTGGCGTCATCGCGTGCGCGGCGCTCGCCGAGCACGAGCTGACGGGCCGGCCGATCTACAACGTCATCACCCCGACCACGACGCGCCGCACCCCGGCCGAGTTCATGACGACGGGCTGGTTCACCGGCGTCGTGCCGATCAGCGTCCCGGTGGTGCCGGAGTCGTTCGGCGACACCGCCCGCGCCATGCAGAAGGCGTTCGACGCCGGCATGGACCTCGCGCACGTCCCGTTCGAGCGCGTGCTGGAACTGGCCGAGGGCAAGGTCGCCTCGATCCGCAAGGCGGACCCGGGCGTGCCGATGGTGTCGTACCTCGACACCAACCTGCCGCCGCTGTCGCCGGCGATCATGAACGAGTGGGAACGGCTCAACGGCCGCGTGTACAGCGATGCCCGCTCGGCGTACCAGATCGGCATCTGGGTGAACCGTTCCGAGAAGGAAACCTCGGTCACCATCGCCTACCCGGACAACCCGATCGCCCGCGAATCGGTGGACAAGTACCTGCACGCGATGCGTGCGGTGTACCTGCGTGTCGCCGACGGTGCCGGTTCTGGTTCGGGGCGCTCAGATGCCTTGCGCCACAACGGCTGCCGCAGCGAACTGATTCGAGCTGTGAAGGGCTGA
- a CDS encoding glycosyltransferase gives MKFAIAIHGTRGDIEPSGAVARELLRRGHEVRMAVPPNLVSFVASAGLPEPASYGVDSQQQLDADIFRDHLSIKNPVSVVRELRDYMTQGWQDMSATLTEVAANADLLLAGTTYQEVAANVAEHFDIPLAALHYFPFRPNSQVLPVPLPLPLIRRGFAVGEWFHWRMLKEAEDIQRRTLGLPPATVRAVRRIEDRGALEIQAYDEVLFPGLAAEYGDAKPLVGSMSMELQTDTDSDVMAWIANGKPPIYFGFGSMPVESPAEAVAMIDTVCAELGERALISSGVWDLPDTTLGDHVKLVGAVNHAAVFPLCRALVHHGGAGTTAAGLRAGVPTVVLWVSADQPVWAGQVKKLQLGASRRFSKTTPASLKAALRTALQPECADRVRAAAARMTKPADSVARTADLLEKAAQAR, from the coding sequence GTGAAGTTTGCTATCGCCATTCATGGCACGCGCGGAGACATCGAGCCCAGCGGCGCCGTGGCCCGAGAATTGCTGCGCCGCGGCCACGAAGTACGCATGGCCGTGCCGCCGAATCTGGTTTCGTTCGTCGCCTCGGCGGGCCTTCCCGAGCCTGCCAGCTACGGCGTGGATTCTCAGCAGCAACTGGATGCGGACATCTTTCGTGACCACTTGAGCATCAAGAACCCCGTGAGCGTCGTCCGCGAACTTCGGGACTACATGACGCAGGGCTGGCAGGACATGAGTGCCACCCTCACGGAGGTCGCCGCGAACGCGGATCTGCTGCTCGCGGGGACCACCTATCAGGAGGTGGCCGCCAATGTCGCCGAGCATTTCGACATCCCGTTGGCCGCGCTGCACTATTTCCCGTTCCGCCCCAACAGCCAGGTGCTGCCGGTCCCGCTGCCGCTGCCGCTGATCCGCCGCGGCTTCGCGGTCGGCGAGTGGTTCCACTGGCGCATGCTCAAGGAGGCCGAGGACATCCAGCGGCGCACCCTGGGCCTGCCGCCGGCCACCGTGCGGGCGGTCCGGCGCATCGAGGACCGCGGCGCCCTGGAAATCCAGGCCTACGACGAGGTGCTGTTCCCCGGCCTGGCGGCCGAATACGGCGACGCCAAGCCCCTCGTCGGGTCGATGTCGATGGAGTTGCAGACCGACACCGACTCCGACGTGATGGCGTGGATCGCAAATGGCAAGCCGCCCATCTATTTCGGCTTCGGCAGCATGCCGGTCGAATCCCCCGCCGAGGCCGTCGCAATGATCGACACGGTGTGCGCCGAACTCGGCGAGCGGGCGTTGATCAGCTCGGGCGTCTGGGATCTGCCGGACACCACGCTGGGCGACCACGTGAAGCTGGTCGGTGCGGTCAACCACGCTGCGGTGTTCCCGCTGTGCCGGGCCCTGGTCCACCACGGCGGCGCCGGCACCACCGCGGCCGGGCTGCGCGCCGGGGTGCCAACGGTGGTGCTGTGGGTCAGTGCCGATCAGCCGGTGTGGGCCGGGCAGGTCAAGAAGCTGCAGCTGGGCGCGTCGCGCCGGTTCTCGAAGACCACGCCGGCGTCGCTGAAGGCCGCCCTGCGCACCGCGCTGCAGCCGGAGTGCGCGGACCGGGTCCGGGCCGCTGCCGCCCGCATGACGAAGCCCGCGGACAGCGTCGCACGCACCGCGGACCTATTGGAAAAGGCCGCCCAGGCCCGTTAG